In the genome of Desulfovibrio sp. ZJ209, one region contains:
- a CDS encoding AMP-binding protein, translating to MSRATPLPDDETFEMRERTLGQILDETVARFPDNDALVYPDRGFRLSWREFGALVDRLARGLMALGIQKGEKVAVWATNVPWWPALQFATARIGAVLLTVNTNYREHELRYLLGQSECENIFLIDSLRDHSFLDTLYAIAPELRAQPRARGLRSKALPHLRRVCFLGAEKHRGMFSMPEILALSAMTDEAAYRARQAELDPHDAINMQYTSGTTGFPRGVMLTHLGVGLNGYWIGRRQRFTARDRVCLPVPLFHCFGCVLGVMACVNHGAAMVMLESFNPLHVLEAVEREKCTALYGVPTMFIAELEHKRFPEFDLSSLRTGIMAGSVCPEPLMRRVVEDMHMREITICYGLTEASPVMTQSGIHDPLPSRCTTVGRALPGIEVRVAAPGGVEELGRGTPGEILCRGYNVMQGYYRMPEETARAVTPEGWLRSGDLGVMDEAGYLTITGRIKDMIIRGGENIYPREIEEFLLGMPGVMDVQVVGVPSRKYGEEVAAFILPRPGAMPDAKAVRQWCRGKIAWHKIPRHVAVVEKFPLTASGKIQKYLLREEAARLWPEAPREGPGAKAVANAETPRGGSNG from the coding sequence ATGAGCCGCGCCACTCCCCTCCCCGACGACGAGACCTTCGAGATGCGCGAGCGCACGCTCGGACAGATTTTGGATGAAACCGTCGCCCGCTTCCCGGACAACGACGCCCTGGTGTATCCAGACCGCGGGTTTCGCCTGAGCTGGCGCGAGTTCGGCGCCCTCGTGGACCGCCTCGCCCGGGGCCTCATGGCGCTCGGCATCCAGAAGGGCGAAAAAGTGGCCGTCTGGGCCACCAATGTGCCGTGGTGGCCGGCGCTCCAGTTCGCCACGGCGCGCATCGGCGCCGTGCTGCTCACGGTGAACACCAATTACCGCGAGCACGAGCTTCGCTACCTGCTCGGCCAGTCGGAATGCGAAAACATCTTCCTCATCGACAGCTTGCGCGACCACAGCTTTCTCGACACCCTCTACGCCATCGCGCCGGAGCTGCGCGCCCAGCCCCGCGCCCGCGGCCTGCGCAGCAAGGCGCTGCCGCACCTGCGGCGCGTGTGCTTTCTCGGCGCGGAAAAGCACCGCGGCATGTTCTCCATGCCCGAGATTCTCGCGCTTTCCGCCATGACCGACGAGGCCGCCTACAGGGCGCGGCAGGCGGAGCTTGACCCGCATGACGCCATCAACATGCAGTACACTTCGGGCACCACGGGCTTTCCGCGCGGGGTCATGCTCACGCATCTGGGCGTGGGCCTCAACGGCTACTGGATCGGGCGGCGCCAGCGCTTCACGGCGCGCGACCGCGTGTGCCTGCCCGTGCCGCTCTTCCACTGCTTCGGCTGCGTGCTCGGAGTCATGGCCTGCGTCAACCACGGCGCGGCCATGGTGATGCTCGAGAGCTTCAACCCCCTGCACGTGCTCGAGGCCGTGGAGCGCGAGAAATGCACGGCCCTTTACGGCGTGCCCACCATGTTCATCGCCGAGCTCGAGCACAAGCGCTTTCCTGAGTTCGACCTCTCCTCCCTGCGCACGGGCATCATGGCGGGCTCGGTCTGCCCGGAACCGCTCATGCGCCGCGTGGTGGAGGACATGCACATGCGCGAGATCACCATCTGCTACGGCCTCACCGAGGCCTCGCCGGTGATGACGCAGTCCGGCATCCATGACCCGCTCCCTTCCCGCTGCACGACCGTGGGCCGGGCCCTCCCGGGCATCGAGGTGCGCGTGGCCGCGCCGGGCGGCGTGGAGGAGCTTGGGCGCGGCACCCCCGGCGAGATCCTGTGCCGGGGCTACAATGTGATGCAGGGCTATTACAGGATGCCCGAAGAGACGGCGCGGGCCGTGACGCCCGAGGGATGGCTGCGCTCGGGCGACCTCGGCGTCATGGACGAGGCGGGCTACCTCACCATAACGGGCCGCATCAAGGACATGATCATTCGTGGCGGCGAAAACATCTATCCTCGAGAGATCGAGGAATTCCTCCTCGGCATGCCCGGGGTCATGGACGTGCAGGTGGTGGGCGTTCCGAGCCGCAAATACGGCGAGGAAGTGGCGGCCTTCATCCTCCCCCGGCCCGGCGCCATGCCGGACGCCAAGGCCGTGCGCCAGTGGTGCCGCGGGAAGATCGCCTGGCACAAGATCCCTCGGCATGTGGCCGTGGTGGAGAAATTCCCGCTCACGGCGAGCGGAAAGATCCAGAAATACCTGCTCAGGGAGGAGGCCGCGCGGCTGTGGCCCGAGGCGCCGCGGGAAGGGCCGGGCGCCAAAGCCGTCGCCAACGCCGAAACACCACGCGGAGGCTCCAATGGCTGA